GCACCCGCCGACCGAGCGGCGGATCGAGGCCCTGCGCGACATCGAGCGGGAGATGGCGGTGTCGTAGATCGGACTTCCCTGTCACCCCCGCCGGTTAACCGCGTCCGCGTCGTAGCGTACCGGATGGTGAGAGCGTTCACGCTGGTTACCTGCGCCGCCGGTACGTCCGGCGACGCCTGCGCCGGACTCCGGGACGTCGACGCCGTCCGCGAGGCCCACGTGGTCGCGGGCGAGTTCGACGTGGTCGCCGAACTCGAGGCGCCTACCGTTCACGCGCTGTTGCAAACCGTCACCGGCGAGATCCGGTCGCGCGAGGACGTCGGAACGACGCGTACGTACGTCTGCCAGGACAGCTAGGACGAAATGGAACAGTTCTAAGGGATCGACCCCGTCATTCGAGACATGGGATTACTGGACGGACTCCGCGCCGTCCTCGGGGTGCGCGCGGAATCAGACGCCAAACGCGACGCCGACCCCGACGACCTCTTCGGGATGAGCACCGCCTACCTCACGATGGAAGCCGAACTGGGCTACGACTCCGTCGACTCGGGCGCGCTCTGTTTCGCCGGCGTCGACTCGCGGAGCTTCCGGGAGGCGGTCGCGGAGGTCGAGGCCATCCTCGAGGCGGGCCGCGAGGACACCGGCACCGACTTCGCGGTCACCGAGGACGACCACGGCTACC
Above is a genomic segment from Natrononativus amylolyticus containing:
- a CDS encoding Lrp/AsnC ligand binding domain-containing protein, with product MVRAFTLVTCAAGTSGDACAGLRDVDAVREAHVVAGEFDVVAELEAPTVHALLQTVTGEIRSREDVGTTRTYVCQDS